One Prosthecobacter sp. SYSU 5D2 genomic window carries:
- a CDS encoding glycosyltransferase family 2 protein, with product MKILVLIPSFNTGRILPQTVADVLSRWPEVWVVMDGSTDGSAALLEPLKEKAPGLKVITLEKNQGKGAAVLHGTKLAHEAGYTHVLTIDADGQHPAQDIPRFLALAEKYPEAVMMGTPVFGPEAPQLRVQGRKISNMWANLETLNWGIPDTLFGMRLYPVAKLLKAFRGTLCARRFDYDTEIAVRLAWQGVPMLRVPTTVRYLTKEEGGVSQFRYFRDNSVLTWMHARLLIGFGWRLPLLLLRLGRGGNPLRNETA from the coding sequence ATGAAGATTCTTGTCCTCATCCCCAGCTTCAATACAGGGCGCATCCTGCCGCAGACGGTGGCGGATGTGTTGAGCCGCTGGCCGGAGGTGTGGGTGGTGATGGATGGCAGCACGGACGGCAGTGCTGCGTTGTTGGAGCCCCTGAAGGAAAAGGCCCCAGGCCTGAAGGTGATCACACTGGAAAAAAACCAGGGCAAAGGGGCGGCGGTACTGCATGGGACGAAACTGGCGCATGAGGCTGGCTACACGCATGTGCTGACAATAGACGCTGACGGGCAGCACCCCGCACAGGACATCCCGCGCTTCCTGGCGCTGGCGGAAAAGTACCCGGAGGCGGTGATGATGGGGACACCTGTCTTTGGCCCGGAAGCACCGCAACTGAGGGTGCAGGGCCGCAAGATTTCCAATATGTGGGCCAACTTGGAGACGCTGAACTGGGGCATCCCGGACACCCTTTTCGGCATGCGGCTGTATCCGGTGGCGAAGCTGCTGAAAGCCTTTCGCGGCACGCTCTGTGCGCGGCGTTTCGACTATGATACGGAAATTGCCGTGCGGCTGGCCTGGCAGGGCGTTCCGATGCTGAGGGTGCCGACGACGGTGCGTTACCTGACCAAGGAAGAGGGAGGCGTTTCCCAGTTTCGCTATTTTCGTGACAACAGTGTGCTAACGTGGATGCATGCAAGGCTGCTGATCGGTTTTGGCTGGCGGCTGCCCCTTTTGCTGCTGCGGCTGGGCCGTGGCGGCAACCCCCTACGCAACGAGACCGCATGA
- a CDS encoding lysophospholipid acyltransferase family protein, with amino-acid sequence MLNRLRLICAWVTSLLYWVVGGAGFLLLCVLLPVFFEEERARGIGQGSLRLAFRGFVGVLRMFDIVECRYVGFEKLREHQGGMIVAPNHPALWDAVFVLAEVDHMACVLKASLMCNPILFGGATAAGFIPNEPIHKMLRQCIDTLKGGGRLLFFPEGTRTRAENGQMNPFQGGLALVAKNAAVPVWPVSVQTNSRYLSKGWPLWRLPTEKIRITMTAGEPLHYDETVGAQAFLDELRQHYLKAEEPDAA; translated from the coding sequence ATGTTGAACCGACTACGACTGATCTGTGCCTGGGTGACCAGCCTGCTCTATTGGGTGGTCGGGGGGGCGGGATTTTTGCTGCTATGTGTGCTGCTGCCGGTGTTCTTTGAGGAGGAGCGGGCGAGGGGGATCGGGCAGGGGAGTCTGAGGCTGGCATTCCGGGGTTTTGTGGGGGTGCTGAGGATGTTTGACATCGTGGAGTGCCGGTATGTGGGGTTTGAGAAGCTGCGGGAGCATCAGGGGGGGATGATCGTGGCACCCAATCATCCGGCGCTGTGGGATGCAGTGTTTGTGCTGGCCGAGGTTGACCACATGGCTTGCGTGTTGAAAGCATCCCTGATGTGCAATCCGATTTTGTTCGGGGGGGCCACAGCCGCAGGCTTCATCCCCAACGAACCTATCCATAAAATGCTGCGACAGTGTATTGATACCCTGAAGGGAGGCGGACGCCTGCTGTTCTTCCCGGAAGGGACACGCACGCGGGCGGAGAACGGACAGATGAACCCTTTTCAGGGCGGACTTGCCCTGGTGGCGAAAAATGCGGCGGTGCCGGTGTGGCCGGTGTCGGTGCAGACCAACAGCCGTTACCTGAGCAAAGGCTGGCCCCTTTGGCGGCTGCCGACAGAGAAGATACGCATCACCATGACAGCCGGTGAGCCGCTGCACTATGACGAGACAGTGGGTGCCCAGGCTTTCCTGGATGAACTGCGGCAACACTATCTCAAGGCTGAGGAACCCGACGCGGCATGA
- a CDS encoding 3-hydroxyacyl-ACP dehydratase FabZ family protein, with translation MLQPAPLVQALSSLPHGPAFRFIDEIISMDPGVSATARWTLKGDEAFLEGHFPGRPLLPGVIMIESLAQLGGILAQSDRGENPLKNVRLTAVRQFKILGSIPPGETLTISAKRDAVMPGLVQVSGEILTSTGTRLATGSIILSGEE, from the coding sequence ATGTTGCAGCCCGCCCCGCTTGTCCAAGCCCTTTCCTCACTCCCTCACGGTCCGGCCTTCCGTTTTATTGATGAGATCATCTCCATGGACCCCGGCGTTTCCGCCACCGCCCGCTGGACACTCAAGGGCGATGAGGCCTTTCTCGAAGGCCATTTTCCCGGCCGGCCCCTCCTGCCCGGCGTCATCATGATCGAGTCCCTGGCCCAGCTCGGCGGCATCCTCGCCCAGAGCGACCGGGGTGAAAACCCCCTCAAAAACGTCCGTCTCACCGCCGTCCGCCAGTTCAAGATCCTCGGCAGCATCCCTCCCGGCGAGACCCTCACCATCAGCGCCAAACGGGATGCCGTCATGCCCGGCCTCGTCCAGGTCAGCGGTGAAATCCTTACCTCCACCGGGACCCGCCTCGCCACTGGCAGCATCATCCTCAGCGGCGAAGAATAA
- a CDS encoding PSD1 and planctomycete cytochrome C domain-containing protein: MPRLTAILALALPATLAAAAPDFQRDVRPILSNHCYHCHGPDEQSRKGKLRLDIREDALKAGRSGEVAIVPGQADTSEIIRRILSHDQDEIMPPPEAKKPITDAQKDILKRWVAAGAEYAPHWAFAKPVAAPVPSGIHPIDHFILDKLQSVGLTPAPPASPEALIRRVSLDLTGLPPTPEEVQSFVREQSENSSFEIRHSSFLSLVDRLLASPAYGERWARRWLDLARYADTNGYEKDRERSIWPYRDWVIKALNNDMPFDQFSIEQLAGDMLPRATLDQRIATGFHRNTMLNEEGGIDPLEFRFHAMTDRVATTGATWLGLTMQCTQCHTHKFDPITHTEYYGMMAFLNNADEPDLDLPDPKLAAQQKANLTRAANFLKRLPAKWPKATPENNAETAFAKWLETERARSVAWETLKPQKATSNLPLLTIQPDGSVLGSGDITKTDTYDLTLAPSAQPVSAIRLEALPHDSLPAHGPGMCNYEGPKGDFFMGEFQVLVNDQPVKITSATESYSKNNFGKNPATAMLATDGDPQTGWSCAARYGERHEAVFVLAEPIPAGAQIHIRMFFGRHYACPLGHFRLSASSDAKAIARDMDNNLIALLLKPELNESEKQPLWEHFLLTAPELAAHSKTVHQLRTPPAMPTTLVMRERPADHTRPTFRHHRGEFTQPKEAVEPVTLSVLHPFPEKAPKTRLEFARWLMSPENPLTARVIVNRQWATFFGKGLVKTVDDFGYQGSLPSHPELLDYLAVEFVRQGWSMKKLHRLIVTSAVYRQSVQSSDSSVQKDPENELYSHFPRVRLEAEIIRDSMLKAAGLLNPKLGGPSVYPPQPDSVTEVAYGKFQWTPSTGEDRYRRSLYTFSKRTAPFALYTTFDAPTGESCLVKRESSNSALQALTIMNDVIFTEGAQALGALLAKAGADDETTIRQLYLRILSRLPDAEEIQLMQTFLTQQRARLKSGDLNAQQITNVKDDKALAAAPWTLASRALFNTDEFITKN, encoded by the coding sequence ATGCCGCGCCTGACCGCCATTCTCGCCCTCGCCCTGCCAGCAACGCTTGCCGCAGCCGCACCGGATTTTCAGCGTGACGTCCGTCCCATTCTTTCCAACCACTGCTACCACTGCCACGGCCCGGATGAGCAGTCCCGTAAAGGCAAGCTCCGCCTCGACATCCGCGAGGACGCCCTCAAAGCCGGCAGATCAGGCGAAGTCGCCATCGTCCCCGGCCAGGCCGACACCAGCGAAATCATCCGCCGCATCCTCAGCCATGATCAGGACGAGATCATGCCGCCGCCCGAGGCCAAAAAACCCATCACCGACGCCCAAAAGGACATCCTGAAACGCTGGGTCGCCGCCGGGGCCGAATATGCCCCTCACTGGGCCTTTGCCAAACCCGTCGCCGCCCCTGTCCCCTCCGGCATTCATCCAATAGACCACTTCATCCTGGATAAACTGCAGTCCGTCGGCCTCACCCCCGCCCCTCCTGCCTCCCCGGAAGCCCTCATCCGCCGCGTCTCACTCGACCTCACCGGCCTTCCCCCCACCCCCGAAGAAGTCCAATCCTTCGTCCGCGAGCAATCCGAGAATTCGTCATTCGAAATTCGTCATTCGTCATTCCTCTCCCTGGTGGACCGCCTCCTCGCCTCTCCTGCTTATGGCGAGCGCTGGGCACGCCGCTGGCTGGACCTTGCCCGGTATGCCGATACCAACGGGTATGAAAAAGACCGCGAGCGCAGCATCTGGCCCTATCGCGACTGGGTCATTAAGGCGCTTAACAACGACATGCCCTTTGACCAGTTCAGCATCGAGCAGCTCGCCGGTGACATGCTTCCCAGGGCCACGCTGGACCAGCGCATCGCCACCGGTTTTCATCGCAATACGATGCTCAACGAAGAAGGTGGCATTGATCCCCTGGAATTCCGTTTCCATGCCATGACGGACCGCGTCGCCACCACCGGTGCCACCTGGCTGGGCCTAACCATGCAGTGCACCCAGTGCCACACGCATAAATTCGACCCCATCACCCATACCGAATATTATGGAATGATGGCCTTCCTCAACAATGCGGACGAGCCCGACCTGGACCTTCCCGATCCCAAGCTCGCCGCGCAGCAAAAGGCCAACCTCACCCGCGCCGCCAATTTCCTCAAACGGCTCCCCGCCAAATGGCCCAAGGCCACACCGGAAAACAACGCCGAAACCGCCTTCGCCAAATGGCTGGAAACCGAACGCGCCCGCTCCGTCGCCTGGGAAACGCTAAAACCTCAAAAAGCCACGTCCAATCTCCCACTGCTCACCATCCAGCCCGATGGCTCCGTTCTTGGCTCGGGCGATATCACCAAAACCGATACCTACGACCTCACCCTCGCCCCCTCGGCACAGCCCGTCTCCGCTATCCGCCTGGAAGCGCTCCCTCACGACAGCCTGCCCGCCCACGGTCCTGGCATGTGCAATTATGAAGGGCCCAAGGGCGACTTTTTCATGGGCGAGTTCCAAGTCCTGGTGAATGACCAGCCCGTCAAAATCACCTCCGCCACCGAGAGCTATTCCAAGAACAATTTCGGCAAAAATCCTGCCACCGCCATGCTCGCCACTGATGGCGATCCGCAGACCGGCTGGAGCTGCGCCGCCCGCTATGGCGAGCGTCACGAAGCCGTCTTTGTCCTGGCCGAGCCCATCCCCGCAGGCGCGCAGATTCATATCCGGATGTTCTTTGGCCGCCATTACGCCTGCCCCTTGGGCCACTTCCGCCTGTCCGCCTCATCCGATGCCAAAGCCATCGCCCGCGACATGGACAACAACCTCATCGCGCTGCTGCTAAAACCTGAGCTGAACGAGTCCGAAAAACAGCCTTTGTGGGAGCATTTCCTTCTCACCGCGCCAGAGCTGGCCGCGCATTCAAAAACCGTCCATCAGCTCCGTACCCCGCCTGCCATGCCCACCACCCTGGTCATGCGTGAGCGCCCCGCCGATCACACCCGCCCCACCTTCCGCCATCATCGTGGCGAGTTCACCCAGCCGAAAGAAGCCGTGGAACCCGTCACCCTTTCCGTCCTGCATCCCTTCCCGGAAAAAGCACCCAAGACCCGGCTCGAGTTTGCCCGCTGGCTCATGTCCCCGGAAAATCCCCTCACCGCCCGTGTCATCGTCAACCGCCAGTGGGCCACCTTCTTTGGCAAAGGCCTGGTCAAAACCGTGGACGACTTCGGCTACCAAGGCTCGCTTCCTTCTCATCCCGAGCTGCTCGATTATCTTGCCGTGGAGTTTGTCAGGCAGGGCTGGTCCATGAAGAAGCTGCATCGTCTCATCGTCACCAGCGCCGTTTATCGCCAGAGTGTTCAGTCTTCAGATTCCAGTGTTCAGAAGGATCCCGAAAACGAACTCTATTCGCATTTTCCCCGCGTCCGACTGGAAGCCGAAATCATCCGTGACTCCATGCTCAAGGCCGCCGGATTGTTGAATCCCAAGTTAGGCGGCCCCAGCGTCTATCCACCCCAGCCCGACAGCGTCACCGAGGTCGCCTATGGCAAATTCCAGTGGACACCGAGCACCGGCGAAGACCGCTACCGCCGCAGTCTGTATACCTTCAGCAAGCGCACCGCCCCCTTCGCCCTTTACACTACCTTTGACGCCCCCACTGGCGAGTCCTGCCTGGTCAAACGCGAGTCCTCCAACTCCGCCCTCCAGGCCCTCACCATCATGAACGACGTCATCTTCACCGAAGGTGCCCAGGCCCTTGGTGCCCTCCTCGCCAAAGCCGGCGCCGATGATGAAACTACCATCCGCCAGCTTTACCTCCGCATCCTCTCCCGCCTCCCCGATGCCGAGGAAATCCAGCTTATGCAGACCTTCCTCACCCAGCAGCGCGCCCGCCTTAAATCCGGCGACCTCAACGCCCAGCAAATCACCAACGTCAAAGACGACAAGGCCCTTGCCGCCGCCCCCTGGACCCTCGCCTCCCGCGCCCTCTTCAACACCGACGAGTTCATCACCAAAAATTAA
- a CDS encoding DUF1501 domain-containing protein has protein sequence MSPTFYSRRHFLRDCTYGLGKVAAAGLLTDSLAHASATNPLQARGPHYAPKAKRVIHLFMAGAPSQLETFDPKPMLTKYEGRPIPPEIIGGQRYAFIRPDAAALGPRFKFAQHGQSGAWISEVMPHLAKVADDLCIVRSVKTDQFNHAPAQLFFQTGFGQPGRPCIGSWALYGLGSETQNLPAFVVMSTGSGLSGGTALMSSGFLPTIYNGVRFRNSGDPILNVSSPAGIDAHAQRDTLDLVSALNQKRLGVVGDPEIATRIASYEMAFRMQTSAPELTDLRSESKETLEMYGCNPDKPDFARACLLARRMIERGVRFINIYHEGWDAHSNVEGNVTKNCKETDQASAALVKDLKQRGLLDDTLVVWGGEFGRTPMVETNPALGRALGRDHHPQAFTIWMAGGGVKGGQTIGATDELGFNVVEDPVHVHDVQATMLHLMGFDHERLTFHAQGRDYRLTDVHGHVVKKILA, from the coding sequence ATGTCCCCCACCTTTTACTCCCGCCGTCACTTCCTGCGCGACTGCACTTACGGTCTGGGCAAGGTGGCCGCCGCCGGTCTGCTCACTGATTCCCTGGCCCACGCCAGCGCTACGAATCCCCTCCAGGCCCGTGGCCCGCACTACGCGCCCAAGGCCAAGCGCGTCATTCATCTCTTCATGGCCGGTGCCCCCAGCCAGTTGGAGACCTTTGACCCCAAGCCTATGCTCACCAAGTATGAGGGCCGCCCTATCCCGCCGGAGATCATCGGCGGCCAGCGGTATGCCTTCATCCGCCCGGACGCCGCCGCCCTCGGCCCGCGCTTCAAATTTGCCCAGCATGGCCAGAGCGGAGCCTGGATCTCCGAAGTCATGCCCCACCTCGCCAAGGTCGCCGATGACCTTTGCATCGTCCGCTCGGTCAAGACGGACCAGTTTAATCACGCCCCCGCACAGCTCTTTTTCCAGACCGGTTTCGGCCAGCCCGGCCGCCCCTGCATCGGCTCCTGGGCGCTTTATGGCCTCGGCTCCGAAACGCAAAACCTGCCCGCCTTTGTCGTCATGTCCACCGGCTCCGGCCTCAGCGGCGGCACCGCCCTGATGTCCAGCGGCTTCCTGCCCACCATCTATAATGGCGTCCGCTTCCGCAACAGCGGCGATCCCATCCTGAATGTCTCCAGCCCCGCCGGCATTGATGCCCACGCCCAGCGCGATACCCTGGACCTCGTTAGCGCCCTCAACCAAAAGCGCCTCGGTGTCGTCGGCGACCCCGAGATCGCCACCCGCATCGCCTCTTATGAAATGGCCTTCCGCATGCAGACCAGCGCGCCGGAGCTCACCGACCTCCGCAGCGAAAGCAAGGAAACCCTGGAGATGTACGGCTGCAATCCTGACAAGCCCGACTTCGCCCGCGCCTGCCTGCTCGCCCGCCGCATGATCGAGCGCGGCGTCCGTTTCATCAACATCTACCACGAAGGCTGGGACGCCCATTCCAACGTCGAAGGCAACGTCACCAAAAACTGCAAAGAGACCGACCAGGCCAGTGCCGCGCTGGTCAAGGATCTCAAACAACGCGGCCTCCTGGATGACACCCTCGTCGTCTGGGGCGGCGAATTTGGCCGCACGCCGATGGTGGAGACCAATCCCGCGTTAGGCCGCGCCCTCGGCCGCGACCACCACCCGCAAGCCTTCACCATTTGGATGGCCGGCGGCGGTGTGAAAGGCGGTCAGACCATCGGCGCCACCGACGAGCTCGGCTTCAACGTCGTCGAAGACCCCGTCCACGTCCACGACGTGCAGGCCACCATGCTTCATCTCATGGGCTTCGACCACGAACGCCTCACCTTCCATGCCCAAGGCCGCGACTACCGCCTCACCGACGTCCACGGCCACGTAGTGAAAAAGATCCTCGCCTAA
- a CDS encoding PSD1 and planctomycete cytochrome C domain-containing protein gives MLRSFILLSTLTLPAAAAVDFVADIQPIFEERCYSCHGGSKQEAAFRLDHKPSALKGGDFGTAIKPGHSSDSILVHAIEGRDPKMRMPRKGDPLSAEEITKIKAWIDAGAEWPDSASVMLETNINHWAFKAPVKPPLPAEAHPVDAFIQQRLANEGLKPAPEAAPETLIRRLYLDLVGLPPTPEEVAAFVRDFKATPKAYESLVEKLLASPHYGERWGRHWLDAARYADSNGYEKDPMRHIWFYRDWVINAFNRDLPYDQFIIEQLAGDQLPKATQDQIVATGFLRNSMINEEGGVDPEQFRMEAMFDRMDTIGKSILGLTIGCTQCHNHKYDPISQEEYFQMFAFLNNDNEPWRVVYTSSEQMQRAKILQRIQELEDKLKHETPDWPQRLKNWAASLKGNQPKWTTLQFEDDPSGGEKAIRQKDGSILAQGYAPTKSHVKFVVKLQKDTPKKITAFRLELLNDPNLPAYGPGRSIQGLAALTEFTAEVKTGDKLTPLKFIKATADHGEPENTPLAEYARDKDTDKDKRVTGPVTYAIDGDAKTAWGINAGPGRRNVPRKAVFVLETPLELAADTELTVGLSMKHGGWNSDDLQTMNLGRYRISATDAPDAEADPLPASVRAWVEKGSHQGDAMNAEEGLRAPFAHFRSTIAEWKPVNDEIEALWKQHPEGTTSLVLDSREEPRMTHLLKRGDFLKPGDRVTTGVPAMLNNPLPKDADGSRLTLAKWMVSRESPTTARAWVNRVWQAYFGTGLVETPEDFGIQGSLPSHPELLDWLAAEFMDKGWSNKELHRLLVTSATYRQDSRMTPALLEKDPYNRLLARGPRFRVEGEVVRDIQLAVSGLLNPQLGGRSVMPPAPQYLFEKPVSYAPFPWKVEGDDQKYRRSVYVFRRRSTPFPFLGTFDVPTGETACVKRSRSNTPLQALMTLNETLSMEAAQHLARRMEEAGAGDDAKAIAHGFSLCTSRQPTDTEADLLTGLLQRQRSSRTPEDAPPMVIVARVLLNLDETITKE, from the coding sequence ATGCTCCGCTCCTTCATTCTTCTCTCCACCCTCACGCTGCCCGCTGCCGCAGCCGTGGACTTCGTGGCGGACATCCAGCCCATTTTTGAAGAACGCTGCTACAGCTGCCACGGTGGCAGCAAGCAGGAGGCCGCCTTCCGGCTGGACCACAAACCCAGCGCGCTCAAAGGCGGCGACTTCGGTACTGCCATCAAACCAGGCCACAGTTCCGATTCCATCCTCGTCCATGCCATCGAAGGCAGGGACCCGAAAATGAGAATGCCCCGCAAGGGCGACCCGCTTTCCGCTGAAGAAATCACCAAGATCAAAGCCTGGATCGATGCCGGTGCCGAGTGGCCGGACAGCGCCAGCGTGATGCTTGAAACCAACATCAACCACTGGGCCTTCAAGGCTCCGGTCAAACCTCCGCTTCCTGCCGAGGCGCATCCCGTGGACGCCTTCATCCAGCAGCGCCTGGCCAATGAAGGTCTCAAACCCGCTCCTGAAGCCGCGCCTGAAACGCTCATTCGTCGCCTTTATCTCGACCTCGTCGGCCTGCCGCCCACACCCGAAGAAGTGGCGGCTTTTGTCCGGGATTTCAAAGCCACTCCCAAAGCCTATGAAAGCCTGGTGGAAAAGCTGCTGGCCAGCCCGCACTATGGCGAACGCTGGGGCCGTCACTGGCTGGATGCCGCGCGGTATGCGGACAGCAACGGTTACGAAAAGGACCCCATGCGCCACATCTGGTTTTATCGCGACTGGGTCATCAACGCCTTCAATCGCGACCTGCCGTACGACCAGTTCATCATCGAGCAGCTTGCCGGTGACCAGTTGCCCAAAGCCACCCAGGACCAGATCGTCGCCACAGGATTTCTGCGCAATTCGATGATCAATGAAGAAGGTGGCGTGGACCCGGAGCAGTTCCGCATGGAGGCCATGTTCGACCGCATGGACACCATCGGCAAAAGCATCCTCGGCCTCACCATCGGCTGCACCCAGTGCCATAACCACAAGTATGACCCCATCAGCCAGGAGGAATACTTTCAGATGTTCGCCTTCCTCAACAACGACAACGAGCCGTGGCGCGTCGTTTATACCAGCAGCGAGCAGATGCAGCGCGCGAAGATCCTGCAAAGAATCCAGGAGCTGGAAGACAAGCTCAAACACGAAACCCCCGACTGGCCGCAGCGCCTGAAAAATTGGGCCGCCAGCCTCAAGGGCAACCAGCCGAAATGGACCACCCTCCAGTTTGAAGACGATCCTTCCGGCGGCGAAAAAGCCATCCGCCAAAAAGACGGCAGCATCCTGGCCCAAGGCTACGCCCCCACCAAGTCCCACGTCAAATTTGTAGTGAAACTGCAGAAGGACACCCCGAAAAAAATCACCGCCTTCCGTCTAGAACTTCTCAACGATCCGAACCTTCCCGCTTATGGACCGGGCCGCTCTATCCAGGGCCTGGCCGCTCTCACGGAGTTCACCGCCGAGGTCAAAACCGGTGACAAGCTCACCCCATTAAAATTCATCAAAGCCACCGCCGATCATGGCGAGCCTGAGAACACCCCGCTGGCCGAGTATGCTCGCGACAAGGACACGGATAAAGACAAGCGCGTCACTGGCCCGGTCACCTATGCCATTGATGGCGATGCGAAAACCGCCTGGGGCATCAATGCCGGCCCGGGCCGCCGCAATGTGCCTCGCAAGGCCGTTTTTGTTTTGGAAACGCCCCTGGAGCTTGCGGCTGATACGGAGCTGACCGTCGGCCTCAGCATGAAACATGGCGGCTGGAACAGTGACGACTTGCAGACCATGAACCTGGGCCGCTACCGTATCAGCGCCACCGATGCCCCGGATGCTGAAGCAGATCCTCTGCCAGCAAGTGTGCGAGCCTGGGTGGAGAAAGGCTCCCACCAGGGAGACGCGATGAATGCGGAGGAGGGCCTCCGCGCTCCGTTTGCCCACTTCCGCAGCACCATCGCTGAATGGAAACCCGTCAACGACGAGATCGAAGCCTTGTGGAAACAGCATCCCGAAGGCACCACCTCCCTCGTCCTGGATTCCCGCGAGGAACCGCGCATGACGCATCTGCTGAAACGCGGTGACTTCCTTAAACCCGGCGACCGCGTCACCACCGGGGTGCCGGCCATGCTGAACAATCCCCTGCCCAAGGATGCCGACGGCTCACGCCTGACATTAGCCAAATGGATGGTCTCCCGTGAATCCCCCACCACCGCGCGCGCCTGGGTGAACCGCGTCTGGCAGGCTTACTTTGGCACCGGCCTGGTGGAGACCCCGGAAGACTTTGGCATTCAGGGTAGCCTGCCCAGCCATCCTGAACTGCTGGACTGGCTGGCTGCCGAGTTCATGGACAAGGGCTGGTCTAACAAAGAGCTTCACCGCCTCCTCGTCACCAGCGCCACCTACCGCCAGGACAGCCGCATGACGCCAGCCCTTCTGGAAAAGGACCCTTACAACCGCCTGCTCGCACGCGGTCCGCGCTTCCGGGTGGAAGGCGAAGTGGTGCGCGACATCCAGCTCGCCGTCAGCGGCTTGTTGAACCCCCAGTTAGGCGGCCGGAGTGTGATGCCACCGGCTCCGCAGTATCTCTTTGAAAAGCCTGTCAGCTACGCACCCTTCCCCTGGAAGGTGGAAGGCGATGACCAGAAGTACCGCCGCAGTGTCTATGTCTTCCGCCGCCGCAGCACGCCCTTTCCTTTCCTGGGCACCTTTGATGTTCCTACCGGAGAAACCGCCTGCGTGAAGCGCTCCCGCAGCAACACGCCGCTGCAGGCGCTGATGACCCTGAACGAAACCCTCAGCATGGAAGCCGCCCAGCACCTGGCCCGGCGCATGGAGGAAGCCGGTGCCGGAGACGATGCCAAAGCCATCGCCCACGGCTTCAGCCTTTGTACCTCCCGCCAGCCAACAGACACCGAAGCCGATTTGCTGACAGGCCTGCTTCAGCGCCAGCGATCATCCAGAACTCCCGAAGACGCCCCGCCGATGGTGATCGTGGCCCGCGTGCTTCTGAACCTGGACGAGACCATCACGAAAGAGTAA